The Penicillium oxalicum strain HP7-1 chromosome VIII, whole genome shotgun sequence DNA segment AATGAGTCATTATTGTTGTCTGCTGAGTCCAACAGGACAATTGATATATGATGAGCACGTCCAAGAAGCAGGTCGATTCCTTTCGCGCACCTCGGTTGATCTACATCACGAAGGTCCTATTCGCATAGCATTTTCCTCCGGGAGCAACTTGGCAATCGAGGCCTGACGGCCTGAAAATTCAGTGGCAAACTGTGCACACCTGAGGCATTCAAGAATGGAACTTTGCATATGACAAGGCTTATCGGATCATGTTATCTCACGTGACTCCAATCGTGCGGCGAGTTCTCCCCCCGAAAGGGAAATTTCCTGGGCCCGAAGCTTattgttttatttttctctcccccagAATGCGCCATTACGATGCAGAGCTCTAAGATTCACGGTCGGCCCGTTGAGGAGTCGACATCAATCAAGTCCACAAATGCTCCTTCCAAAAAATCCCATGATCCCTGGGTCCATCTCTTAGCTGGCGCGTAAGTCCTGACAGTTTTCTTCCTGTTTGCCTCGTTGCATCCGCTCCCCGGAGAAATCCCCCATGCACTCATTTGCCATCACGAGAGAGATTAACGTGTTGTTGGGCTTACAGGAGTGGTGGCTTTGCTACCGCTATTGCAACATCACCTCTTGATGTTCTAAGAACACGTCTCCAGTCCGATTTCTACCAACGacctcctgctcctgcttCTACTTCCGCGTCATCCGCTGCCGCCTCGACCATCTCCAAACACGCCACGCACAACACCGCCCGTATCATTAGCAACATCTACCAAGCAGAGGGATGGCGCGCCTTTTTCCGTGGCCTTGGTCCCAGTCTAGCTGGCGTGGTCCCGGCGACCGCCATCAAGTTCTGGGTCTATGGAAATGCCAAGCGCATCGGTGCCCAAGTGCTGGGAACCGGTGAAGACTCTACACTCGTCCATGCGCAGGCCGCCATTTCCGCAGGTATCGCTACTGCAACCGCCACGAACCCAATCTGGCTGGTCAAGACACGATTGCAACTAGACAAGGCGCAAACCACCACCGGCACGCGCCGGTACAAGAACAGTCTGGATTGTATCCGACAGGTTCTTCGTCAAGAAGGCATCAGTGGACTGTACAGGGGACTCAGTGCCAGTTACCTGGGATCTCTCGAAACAGCCCTGCATTTGGTCCTCTATGAGCGGATCAAGACCGCTTTGCACTCATCATTGGGCTCGCCCGACGGCAAGGACACCGCGacgcaaaaagaaatcacAAGCTGGCTGAGCACAACTGGAGCGGCAGGATCCGCCAAGTTTGCTGCGGCCTTGATCGCCTATCCCCATGAGgtaagaaagaaaatgaccCTCGTCCCCGTCCAAGTCCCACATCTACAACCGTACTGACCTGTCCTTGCGATGCCACAGGTCATCCGAACACGACTCCGTCAAGCGCCAATGGAGAACGGCATCCCCAAATACACCGGCTTGCTGCAGTGCTTCAAGCTCATTGCCAAGGAAGAAGGTATGGCGGGTCTTTATGGAGGCTTGATGCCCCATATGCTTCGCTCCATCCCCTCGGCTATCATCACGCTGGGTGTCTACGAGTTTGTCCTGCGATTCGTAGGAACATCTTGAGATGAAGGGAAGTTCCCAGAAAATTTGCTTTGACAACAAAAGTGCCCCTGCACCCTGTACTATATCACACCCACATCCCTCATGCTCTATCCCGTCTTCAGCAGAGGACGCATCTATTTGACCTTATTGCATGTATCTTAGAAGGGCGTTGGTGGGTCTTGGATGTTCTTGCTTGTTTCCTtgttttcattcttttttcttcatggcTGTGCATAAATCTCCCGTCCGAGGAATGTATAATATATCAGATCACATACATCGTGTGTTATTTTGTAGGCACCCAGTATTTCACTAGGTGGCAAATTAGGGCCCTTCAGTTCGTCAGTGCCCGTACACTCAGCCTTTTCGCAGCACAATTTAAGCAAATCAAAAGGTTGAGACGGCACGGCACATCTAGCAATCAAGAAAGTTTCATCTACGCCCCTCGAGCTGGAGGTGGCCTTTTTCTACATCGGCGATTTGATCCGGAAGGAAATCAGAAACGACAAGACTAGAAGATCAATTGACCGAAAATGCACCGCACAAGACTGAAAAAGGTATCATATTGTAATGACACTAAGTTGAGATAAAACCGGgtatgagagagagagagaggactTTTCCTCAGATAACGCCATGCAACGCTGGAATAAAAATGGAGTGTACGGCTGCCAATCGGCAGATAAATAAAAAGGTACACTGAGTGGGCCAGGGTCgttcaaaagagaaaggggtTAAGAAATAGAGAACCAGAGATAATGGGTAATAGGGATAGAAAGAGTAAATTGACCCACCCCATCAAGACATGTCCTCCTCAACGGTTTCTTCCCCCGTTGCTGCTCGACCCTTGCCTTTAGATGAGGACTCAGTGGTGGCAGACTCGAATCCTGGATTGATTTCGCCGGTCCCGGAGCGACCGCCACTTCCCCATGTGGTGGGGATGGCCGATGAGCCGGGATCCTGAACCGACTCTGACTGTACGTCTGTCCATTCCATGGATGGCGAGTCAGCCCCGTGCTTAGTCGAAGTGGAGGCGCTGGACATGGACCAGTTGGGGATGGCGCTGGTAGAGGGCGCTGGCGCTGAACCGTCCTCAGCGCTGTCCGCAGAGCCTTGGGAAATCTCTGCAGAACGGAGGGGGTTGGAAGAGCCAGAAGCCTCAGCGTTCAAACCCTGGGGCACCTCGTTGGACATGTTGGATTGCGGAGGGTTGGATGTCGACGGTGTTGGGGCTACATCCTGATTGGCAGCTGCACTGCCCGGCACTGTAGAGCGAAGAGGGAGGAGAGTCCAACCAGGCGGCAAAGTCAACCCCTCTGGTAATCGCGGGTCGCCAGCATTCATCGGCACGGCTCCCGCATCAGACATAAATTGATGAGCTGGGGTACCTGGTATACCTGATTGTACGTTCGTCGAAGTAGTGGTAGTGGGGGTGGGTGCCGGGACCGTAGAGTTTGCGATTTGTCGACATACCCGATCAAGTTCCGCTTGAAGTTGGCTCACATGTTGAAGGTGCTCGGCAGAAGCCCGCAAAGAAGCGATGGCCTGCGAAAGTTCCTGCTCAATTTGTTGCAACTGACCGGAGACACTGTTCGATGAACCGGCGGTAAAGGTTGGTGGATTTTGCACAGGGGTGGGAGGTGCTGGACGACGTCCGAACCCGAATCCGAATCCCACTTGCCGTGCACCCGGCGGCGGATTTACATTTCCTGGGGGTTGCAGCGGCGCGGCTCCTTGATGAATCTGTTGGTGGAGATTGTGGAACAGATCACCTCGGACAGCGCCAAAGCCCACACGGAAAGGCCCGAGTTGGTAGACACGAGCCTGTGGTAAGTTGCCCTGAGCGCCTGGTTGACCAGGAGCAGGATTACCAAGTCCGTTTGGCTGCGCACCATTTCCTCCATTGCCAGCCTGGTTGTTGGTGCCCGCAGTCGCTCCTTGATTGCGCTGAGCCGCAAGAACGGGACGTCGACAGGTGGGACAATTCTGTTGTCTTTCCAGCCAGCTGCGCAAGCACGCGAAATGAAGAACGTGTCCACAAGGCAGCTTTTTGGGCCGCAGACGGTCGGGCACACGCTGTGCATTTGCCGCAGGCTCAGCAGTTTCTCCTTCAGCACCCGTGGCGGGTAGAACCGAGATCATGTCTTCACGGCAAATAATACAGACGTCCTCACGGGCGACTTCCGCGGGAGTCGCATCGGGGTATCGTTCGTTCATATCGCGAGTAGCGTTGCGGTACCGGATGAAGTCTGTAATACGGCGGGCGAAAGATCGCATCGTGACGACGACATCGCGGAGGATATGAATCGGCAAGCCGAAGAAACGAAGCAGAATGCCAAAGAAGCCTAGATAGACCACAAGCTTGAGGAAGTCCGTCACGAGATCGAGGTAGAAGACCCAACGACCCTTGTCTTCCCAGCCTGGAACATCAATCTCCAGCTCATTGACATCATCCTCACTGGGTAGATCAGTCGGAGGAGAGCTAGCCCCCGCCCTGGCGTGTTCGCGAATCATCTCCTGTCGCGTGGCTCGAATCTCCGCACGGCGTTCCTCCATCTTTGCTTTGATCTGTTGTTGTGTGATGAAAAGTTCCGCCAACGAAATAAAGTATCGACACAGGGTCGAGGTCGATAAGATGGTCAGGATTGCAAATTCAAAGCCAAACATGATCATCATGTCTGCGCGCGCCTCGTCAATCACCACACGGATGCAATAACGCAGCATAAACGCATTAAAGAAGACCGCCACAAGCAGAGAAATCGCCAGTCGGCCATGAGAGCCGTGGATTGGGGGCTGTTGCCTCCAAAATATTCCACTCGTCCACTGCCGATCCATCCCCACACTTTCCCAACCAGAAGCAGAACAAAAATGACCAAGAACCAGCCTCCCAACTCTCCCCGGAAGATGGTCATTGCCAGACACGTTTCAGTGATTGCAAACCACGCTCGCTCGTAAAGTTGCTCGGTCTCAATCGGCCTCAAGGGTCCATAAAGAAGTCGTTGAAACCAAAAGAGTATGAAGCCAGTGGCAAGAAGGCATAAGTTTGTGAGAATCTGCGATTGTGGCCGAGGCCGGCGGGTTAGTACCGTTCATTCGTGTCGCGTTACGCG contains these protein-coding regions:
- a CDS encoding Mitochondrial carrier protein RIM2; this translates as MQSSKIHGRPVEESTSIKSTNAPSKKSHDPWVHLLAGASGGFATAIATSPLDVLRTRLQSDFYQRPPAPASTSASSAAASTISKHATHNTARIISNIYQAEGWRAFFRGLGPSLAGVVPATAIKFWVYGNAKRIGAQVLGTGEDSTLVHAQAAISAGIATATATNPIWLVKTRLQLDKAQTTTGTRRYKNSLDCIRQVLRQEGISGLYRGLSASYLGSLETALHLVLYERIKTALHSSLGSPDGKDTATQKEITSWLSTTGAAGSAKFAAALIAYPHEVIRTRLRQAPMENGIPKYTGLLQCFKLIAKEEGMAGLYGGLMPHMLRSIPSAIITLGVYEFVLRFVGTS